Genomic segment of Diceros bicornis minor isolate mBicDic1 chromosome 29, mDicBic1.mat.cur, whole genome shotgun sequence:
AATGGGTCAGCAAACAGCACTTCTGTGCTACTCTGGGGAATTATATGTGTTGGAGATTGGGTTCCCTAAGACATGGAGTTTAATGTGCAGGAAATCTTACAGAAGTATGCTTAGGATCAACACCTATGggtgagtgaaagaagcaagattGTGCATTGAATTAAATTGCAATGAAAACACAGCAAACACCTTAGTCAACCCCACAGGGAGCTCGGGATCTGGGATGGACCTTCACAATTTTCTCATATTGGGCCAAAGGGGGCCAGGCCTCTGTACCCCAGCAGTCATAGGACATGGGTTGCTCTTCAACCCATGCACCCAAAGCATGATTATGGGTGAGGCAGCTCTCCTTAGTCTGTGGCATGAACCAGACAGGGACTCAGCTGAGAACTGTCCGCTGCTACACTCCATTCTCATGATGGAAAGCTGCCTGGCCCACCTGACCTATGACTCAGTCTCAGCTCCTGATGAGCACTTCTGGGTGCATTACCACTTGATGGTCCGTGGTCAAGCGCTCCATCTCTATCAGGGCCCAGTAACCTGACGGGAGCTCTGTTGCAAATAGTATACAGTTCCATACTGCAGATAGCATGAATATGCTCCAGACCCTGGGGGTCTCCATTGTGATTATTCTTTTGGGGCTTGCCATAAACTCCAcactcacagcttttttttttttttaactagaggTACTTCTACTTTCATGCTGTCTGCCAGGTTCTATGAGCCTAGCAGCAGAATCTCTTGTACTGGAGCCTGGACCTGCTGGAGAGCCCTTTTCTGCTCTGGAAACCACACAAAGCtggcaggttttttgttttgttttgttttttatcaacCAGTGTATGGGTGAGAGCAGTATTTCCTAGTATAAAGAAAGTGGTGAGAGTTGCAAGGTGTAATGTGTCCTATATTACTGAGAGGCTGTCCCAACATGTCTCAGACCACTGGACTGCTAAAATCTTCACTCACCTTGTATACTCCAGAATACTCACCTTGTATTCTGGAGTGCATGTGTATTGCCAAATAATCCAATGTGCTTGCTACATTTTGCTTATCTGGTCCAATTAACATAATGTCATCAGTATAGTAGATTGATATAGTAGATCCATGTGATGCTCTGCAGGAGGTCCAAATGATCCCAATCCCTTTAGATTGTATtatgggtgggggtagggggtaggTGGGGATAAGCCCTGATGCAAGACCATAAATGTCTCAAGCTAATGACACTGTTTCTGCTCCTTCTGTATGGGAGGACTGGGCAAGATTGCACTGATGAGACTAGTGGTTGCTTTCCAGGTGCCTGAGGCTGTGTCACTCTGTTCCAGCATCAGCACGGCTGTTGCAATGGGCTCCTACTTGGTAGAGCTCTCAGTAGTCCACTGTCACCTTCTAGGacctgtctggcttttttcaaggCCTGGCTGGTGAATATAACATAGCCCTGACTGCGATACGTGCTGCATTCCTGGCGCTAACCTCTGCTATTTCCTCCAGGAGGTGATATTGTTTTGATTTACTATTTTGGCTGAGGGGAGGGGCACAGTTTCAGATCCTTCCACTTGTCTTTCCCCACTATAATAGCTCTTACCACTGGCCAAGAGACCAATGTTGGGTTTCTATCAATTACAGAGTATGTCCATTCCAGGTATATATGCAGAGACAGTAGAAATGACCACTTGGCCCCCATACACCTTCACTCTAAGAGGGAAGCTCTGATGACACCCTGGTGACAGGTATAAATGTCAACTAGGACCCTGTGTCCAGTTCTCCAAATGTTTGgatatttccttttccccagtgCACTACTGATCAAGTAAATAATGCTAGGTCCCTCTGGAGAAAGACTGGCCAAATCATTACCATATGTACTTGCTGTGCTGTTTCAAGTTCAttcctcctgggaacccaggctcTCCTTTAGTCAGGTGTGGAAACTGAGCAGAGGATCATGACTTTTTATTGAGTCAGCTCTTAATCactcatctttaatttcttttgatgTATAGATTGGCTGATACCTTTGCTGACTGCTGCTGTGTTCTTATTAATTACGACCATAGCCTCTGTGGTTCAAGCAGAAGGCTGCTATTCCAGCTTTGCCATGCATTACAATGATTGTGCCCACCTTGCTTCTGATGGTTAGCTGCTGCCACCTGGGCGCTATTATTTTGACATCCTGTTACTCCCATTGCTATCACAGAGTCCAGTTCTGTATTGGCATTTCCTACCACTGGCCAAGCCCACAGAGCTGGATGCCTACACTGAGCTTCTCAGAGATGCCCTTCTCACCAGCGAATTTCTTATACCTTTAGTATATGAAGCTTCCTTCAGGCACTCTTGTGGAGCATAGTTATCTGGTTGGTTTTCTGCCCAGTAATGTATCCACTCTAGCATACACACATTCTGAATCTTTTCATACCTTCTTGCAGCAGTTGCAAAGGAAATTTGAGCTTTCCATCTCACATTTAGTTGGGCTATCACTTTCTTCAAGCTTCCAAGAGCCGTCCTACCAACCAGTTAGCATCATCTCCTTGGTCCTTACCAGAGTGTTCAATGTTCACCTACGAGAACAGGAGAATGTTCTCATATTGATAAACTCTCCTTTTTACAACTTCACGTTTCACTCTCCGTGAACCAGCAACCTCAGGACCCAGCCCAGATGAACTCACCGGCTCTTGCCCACACATGCTGGCTAGGTGCTACAGTTTCTTTGGGATATAGTCTCTTTCCTCTCGTACTATTCCTAGCCCTTTGTTAGCCTACTTATGGTGTGTTTTAACTCTAATTATGGGTCAGGTGGACAGGAGGGAAGATAGGATAAATCCAGAGTGGGGCATTTGTTGTCTTGCAAGGCAGAGGCCTCTGCATTGCCTTCAAGCAACAGGGGAACAACAGGCTTTAACAAGAAGAGTGGACCACTTCTTCATACCTAGAGGGTTTGGGGGAATCTGGGTGTGATAGGCAGCTTCTAAAATGGCTTCCAATGATCCCACCCCCTGGTATTCATGTCCTTGTCTAATCACCTACCTTGAGTATCAGCTGGACACAGTGACTTACTTCTGATAAAAAGAAGgcagcaaaagtgatgggatgtcacatTGGAGACTAGATTATAGAAGACAGTGACTTCCTTCTGGTGCACCCACTCCCTCTCGGGTTCTGTTCGCTTGCTCGCTCTCTAGTGACCTACTCTATGAAAAAGGCATGTGTTAGAACTAGGAACTGAAGCAGCCTTCAGACAGAGATAATGACAAACTGAGGCCCTCTGTTCAAACAGCCCACAGAAAGTGAATTCTGTCAACAAccatgaatgagcttggaagtggatgtTTTCCCCCGTCCATCCTTGAGATGACTGCATACTCAGCTGACACCTAATTGCCCTGTGTGAGAGACTTGAACCCAAAGACCCAGGTTTGACCAGACCAGCCATAGAACAGAATTACTAACCCACGGAAACTGTGAGTTAATGTGTTGTTGCTATAAGCATGTAAGTTTAGGGGTAGTGTGTTACATAGCAATAAGTAACTGAGATATTGGGGATTCAAGATTTTTAAGTGCACTAACCTAGACATCCCCATCCAATTTTCCGTGTACCACTCCTTCTGAGTCAGAGTCCTGACCCTGGCGTAGCAGAGCTCTTGAAGCTGAGAATCTTACCTCCTCCGAAGCTCTATACTTTCATAATTAATTCCTGAACCTGATCCTACACTTTTTTCTGCCTTCCAGCTGAAAGAGGTGACAGTCTTGCTATTCTGCTAAGCGGGACCTCTGGTTTTACCTTTTTAATTGGTATTTAAccttttattgtctttcttcaAATTACTGATTGCTCCCACAACAGTGATCCAATTCTGTATTCCTTATATTACTATTTCCCCATATTTCTTAAACACCTGACACATTGCATCCTCCAGTGCATTCCCTTCCATCAGTAACCCCTTCACATGCACAGTAGGGAGCAACTGCAAAGACTCTGAAGCCCCAAGAAAGCTATGCCTCTAACACCAATTTTAGCTGTGGCTGTTACAGTTAATGAACAAGGAAGAACTTCCCAAAAGAAAACAGCCATCTGTATGCCTTATATCTAAAGAATAGTGTAAGACCTATAAAAATTGCTTAGAATGAGCAACTGACAATTTTCagagattttattttagtttcattttccaTGCAGGGGTTTTATTCACATGTGTATCTATATTTACTTTTGATCCTTGGTTGAAGTTGCTGCTAGTTCTACATTTGAGGGTGGCTTTTTGTACCCAGACTAAGATCTCTATGCAGGGCTCAGCCCCTGGGGACACGGTTTATGTCCTGCAGAGAAGAGCCGCCTCAAAGGTCCCTAGCTTGCCCATAAGTTTAACGAGACTGGATTATTGTGTGAATGTGAAGCATTTTCTGATAAAACTGGTATATCTGTACCTACTTCTGTAGAGGGTAAAAAGAGTGCCAAGTCTGTGAAACTTAAATTTGCAGTTCCTATTAAGATTAGTTATGGGAACTGATAAGCACATATATAAATCTAACAAGGGAACTCAAAAAactcttgaaaaaaaataaaatcgaacttctgttgtttaaattaCCCTGATGTTTTAAGGAAAAAACCCTTCTCACAGAAGCTGACGACCCAAATTGTGATGATTTCACACAAGCAAAGACGTACAGCCactagtcacaaaaatacaataataaataatacactAATAAAGCTGAAACATTTCCAAGTTTCATAAGTAACTAGATAATTATATTTGAATCTAGATTCACCTAATAGTCTTAATTAATATGACTTCTTGAACAATCTTGATATCTTGGGTTGGGTGGAATACAATAACTTTCCCATTAAAATGacaggaaatatattttttaatttaactacTCAAGTAGCAGCAGGGTATTCAGGCACAATTAACAAGTCATTAAGCGAAGAAGAGATGTAATATACTCCCAGGTACGTATTACCCCTTTACAAAATAAACAACTCAAGGTAAATTTGGTTTCCTCTGTAAACTTACTCACCTCCTCACCTCTCCACTctcattattttaaagcaaatcccagacatcacaTCATTTTGCGTGTAAATTCTTCATGATTTGTCTCTAAAAGACAGggctttttattttaacttaatcaaaataccattatcacaccctTAAAAAAACTAATAATGCCTTAATATTGTGAATATTTAGAAGTTTTTGCATTTTAACTttgtattatataattttttaaaatatagtttgtcTCAGATCCATTTGTTACAAGTGGTTGATGTGTTTCTTAAGTCTCTTTTCATCTTTAGCCTCCTCctacatctttttttctttcgaATACTGTTAGAGAAAGTGGTTTTTTGTCCTATAGATTTTGGTATACTTGGGATTTTGCTAGTTGCCTCCTGTGAGGTTAATATGTGCACCTGTTCCCCGTATTTCTTGATAATTTCTAGTTAAATCAGATTCAGCTTTGAGTTTCTGGAAGGGAAGACTACTTCATAGTTGTGTTGTGTATTTTCATCTAGTTGTCTCTTTTTATGATGTTAGCAGCCACACTGCATTTGAATTATGTGTTAGCATGCCCTTCCTACGACACGGTAAGCCCTTTGGAGAGTAAATACTGTATTCAACACTTTATCCCTACTACCTAGCACAGTTTCTGGAAAATAACAGGTGTTCAATAGTTCCTAAATTTTTAGTGAATTCAGGAGTTCATCTTTCAGTCTCAGCTCCCTCACTAACTCCTTGTAGATCATTGGAATGACGCTTAATTTTTAATTCATCTCATTttcatcatctgtgaaatgaggggaTTGACTTGAATATGGCCTCTAAGGTCCCCTCAATGATTCTATGGTCATGCAAAGGTCAAGAATATAAGCTGTCTTCTGACCCCCTTCCCCCAGAGATTGCTAGTTTTctgtttaaaacaaatttttttttacagaaacacATTTGTTACGTAGTGCAACCAATTTGTATTTGGAATAGAATACAGCTTGTTGGTTGCATATATCAAGCTGGAGCAAATAATGTTCAATTAAACTCAGTTCCCATCCATGATGGAAaagaacatataaatatatgatatatgaACACATATGAATAAACTGAGTAGTTTAAATTCTGCTAAGAAAAATGCCCAAAACAGAAAGACAGGACCATAGTCCACAAACAGGTACATATCTTAGGTAATTATCAAACCACTATCCATCCTTAACCAACTTTCATTTAATTCAcaacaaataagagaaaaaacaaactgaCTATCTTGAAAATGACAAGAAATCATACTCAtctttctatatatacatataaaactttTATTAGAACAAATATATACAAGCAGAGATCCCATTGAAGTTCATCCTCGGCAGTAACAAGGTACAGATATGGGtaaaaacatacaaatatattATACCAtgggttatatttttaaaaatgtaaaaataaattgtCTTTTGAAAAAACCAGCTTTGtaggtttttatttaaatttatatccaAACTGCAATAAAATAGCTACAAGTATAAAACAATGTCAGAACTCAAGTTAATATCTTATGTTTAACTATTGTGAATTGtccaaacaaacatttattctccAGTTCAATGGTGACAGAGTCAATAAAGATGGCAGAGCTCTCTAGGCAACAGGACTCAAGATTTCTGAGAGATCTGTTGAACACATCATGGAAATAGAAGGTAGAATGTACTTTTTTATTCCAAACAAACAAGACTACTTTCTCCACTCTGTTAATAAACCAGATATGCTCCCATCACTCACTGTAAAGGAACAGTTCCATCAGAAATTAGAGCAACAGATTAGCACAAGAAAAGACAGGATcagacacctgaaatttacacaatgttataagccaatatgacctcaataaaataattttttaaaaaaagacaggaTCAACATCTAATGTCTAAAAGCAACGATAATCAATTGGTTTTGAAATGGGCATGTTAATCCTAGACCTCCTGTAACAGAACACAGAAATGTGTCCTCATAATAAAGGTACTGTTTCCCAGGGATGTAGAATTATTTCATTATTACTAAAACACAGCACAACATCTAAGTAATCTCTTTACTTTTCAAAGCTGTGGAGGTTAGTCATATTCCCTAAGATCATCAACATTAAAGATGAAACCAAATACTGAAATGAATTATTAAAGAATATTGTTTTGCGTTATCTATAAAAGAACAACTATGTGGTTTAGATATTTACTTGCCCAAATAGCTTATCAATCTAGAACACATTCAGCACTATATCCAAGAATCTACAGCTCTGATTCTTTGTCATTTTTAATTGAACTGATTAGATGACTTAATAAATTAACACAGATCAATTCAAAAACAGCTGGTCAGTGACATCATAAACATGATATTCAGTGACAAAATAATAAGAAGCCAAATGTCTAATAAAGTTGAATAGAGTTTTATAATAATGTAGCTATTGCTTTAAAATACCATAGTTATAGACATCTGAAAAAGAGCTCTGTCATATAGTTAGCACTTAAGTTGAACGTGCAACTTTTAATAGAGTGACATTTACGATCATGACTATAGCTACCCACTGCCAACAGTGTCAACTGAAAACCTTGTGATGGTGGTTGTGGTTGTGGTTGAGGTATTCACTGATTTATTTTCAGCCTTTCGCTGTGTAACAAGTCACTCATCTACTTTCCCCTTTTTGTTCAACTTACTCATTTTAAAACATATCGTTAGTTTCCCTACTAGAAATCTTCAACAAGTGAAGGAAAAACGCAATTACTACCTTTGTGGCACTCACTTTCAATAAAACGAAAGTTTGCATTCTTTCTCCACTTGAATACATtcagcatttttatttaaaattacccCCATCCCTGAACCGTATTCTTCAGTTAACATATAACTCTCTATATGTTCTGTATTTCTCTTAATAAGTAGAATTAGAGACTTGTTCAAAAGGCTGATAGCACATTAGCTCAAGAACTATAGAGGTAACCTCTGAAGAGCATTAAGTTTTCTCAACCACACTGCTTTCCAGACATCTTTCCAAAGGGAAGCAAACATGAAAATGAGTAAGACCTTGAGTAGTGTGCATATCTTGCTGGTAATTCTTTGCTTTTTCAAACAGAGTCTACGTTTATTGGGTTATTGTTGGTCATTAATGGAGAGGGTTTGTATTTAATCCTATCTGCTACATCATTCGAGCTATCTACAAAGAACATCTTGGCTGTACACAGTGAGACTATAATTCTTCTGTACTCCTTCCTGAAATTTTGGTTCAGTAGTCCATATATAACTGCATTGAGGCAGCTGTTGAAATATGCCATATAGTAACTGGCCACAAACAGCCACTCTGGGATCCTGGGTACCACGCTGGCAGGGTCTGAGGCCACAGCGAGACCAATAAAGTTGAGGGGAGCCCAGCAAATGGCAAACAGTACAAAAACCACAAACACGGTGACAAAGTTCCTGAAATCCTGCGgtttcagtttgggtttgttgTCAGGTTTCACCCTCCGTCTGACCTGAAAAACCAGGATCCATATCCTTAGGTAGCAGAAGATGACTATGATCATAGGAACTATGAAATGGAAAACCACCACAGCTATTGTGTATGCTGAACTGACCGACTGTGCGAACGTACAGGAGTAGATTCTTGGGTCATACTGCAGGGTTCCGACACGCAAGTTGGGGATGATTGCCACGAGGGTCAACAGCCATATCAGGAACACGTAGCAGAGGGAATTCTTGTTACTGTACAGCTTGTCGTACTTGAGACTGTGACAGATGTAGCAGTAGCGGTTAACGGCAATTCCTGTGATATTGAATATTGAGCCAATGACACTCAAGCCCATCAGGAAACCACTAATTTGGCAGTGCAGATATCCCAGGCTCCATCCGTTGTTAAATATAGACGTCAGCACTAACGGGTATGGATAAACAGCCACCACCAGGTCTGCAACTGCTAGGCTCACCACAAACATATTTCCtaaaagagaaagatttagaaaatTACAGGTTAATACCAGTTGTTCATGGGTTGCATGAGTTTTctttcacagttattttaaaaagagctgTTTCCACAATTCGGATGACCTGACGTCACAGCTACTACCATATTGTAAATGAAGTGGAGGCTATTTTCACCAGGAAGTGAGCCCACTGTCGTCTGTGTCAAATCAATTCTGCTGTTCACAAATTCCCACATCCCCCAAACAAGGCATATTCCATCTTCAAAACTGTTGTCTTTCAACCTGTTTGGCTTCTCTTGTGCTTTAAAAAATCTTGAGTTCAGTTTATTCATATCACATCTTTTGTTCTGGAATCTTCTACATTACCTGAGAAACCTCATGTTACATTATTTCTCAAGCCAGCCATGATGTCCCTAATTTCCAGGCCTTCTATCCCTCTCTAGTTCTTCAACTGTTCTCAAATGGGCCTCTAACTCCTGTTTGGAGAGTAATGGATCCAATGGATCTTTGTCCATCGCATAATAGTTAACAGAAAAAGGGTTCTGTCATCAGCTGAGTCCAAGGtggcagcatgtgcaaaggcccttaGCAGTAACTGGTGGGGCCAGTTCAAGGAACAGAGAAaggtctggcagttcctcagtaAGTTCAACATGGAAtgaccacatgacccagcaattctactcccaggtatatactcaaaagaagtgaaaacaggtGTTCATCAACCATCTAGGTTAGAATATTGGCTTTACCCCTTACTAGCTACTAGCCATCTAACTGGGGAAAGTCACACTATCTCAgcaaacttcagtttcctcttccataagatggggataatgataATACCTTCTTCATAGGGgtttggtgaggattaaatgaggcacTCCATGTCTGGTGCTGAGCAGTATCTGTCACATGATACGTGCTTGATAAATATTGGTATTCTACAACTCTCTTCCCTCCATCCAAAGGAAAAGGTagaaattcttttggattttataaAGAACTTAAGGTACAAAAATTAAACCCCAAATATTCAAATTAAGTGataattttctatattaatataataacaaCACATTTTAAAGTACAAAAAAAGAACTCTAGTCAAATTTTATGAGAAGCTCGGCAAATACGTTCTTTGCTTTAGTGGCTCATTTGCCTTTATTTCTTACAATTTCTTCTGCCTTGAATGGCTCCTCTCTCTAACTTTTAAAATGCTACTCATTTTCCCAAATCCATCTTAAATAGAAATGCCCAAAGACTTTGCTTATTGGCCCAACTACACGGAAGAGCTTCCTCTTTTGAAGCTCCTAAATCACTTATTTATACCACTTTTAATTtagattaaataataataaattccaTTCAACAAAAACTTATTAAGTGCATATAACAGGTGCTGGGAAAACAGGAATGAACAGGCAGGGATCCTATGATCCTCGATCttagataaataaacaaaattaaaatagagagaggggctggccccatggtgtagtggtcgAGTTCGGAGCGCTCcgtgttggtggcctgggtttgtgggttcagttcccaggcgcggccctacaccacttgtcaatccatgctgtggcagctacccagttacaaaatagaggaagactggcacagatgttagctcagggctaagcttcctcaagcaaaaaaagaggaagattggcaatggatgtcagcgtagggcaaattttcctcagcaaaaaaaataactaaataatagAGAGAAGGAAGTACAGCAAGAGTATGTACAGAATTAGAGGCAGCAATGGAGTGAGCTAGACAGAGgtgaggaagaacattccaggtggAGTGACCGTACATATTTGCCTTCCATTATATTTATTTGTGACTTGGTTTTCCTATATTTCTATACTGTAGTCCTCTGAGATTATGTCTTCCTCATATTTGTATCCTGAATAGTAGTGAGTTGAGACTTTTGCTCAAATGTTggatgaaataaattaaattgtcATCTCCCAACATCTGAAATAAAATAGTCTTTGTACTTGAAGTTCTTAtttgattaattttattcctCCCTCAAAAAACATTGCAAAGAAGTGAAGCAAAATAGCAGTCATGACTAAAAAAGGCAAGGTTTTGCCACTTCAGATAAATTGTCATAAAAACAACTTCTTTGAAAATTGGATATAGTAGGCCAAATTAAAGCAAGAAAAGCAAATTGATTTTTCCCACAGACCAATTTCAATTaccaatgaaatatttaaattcccaAGTGggcatattttaataaatatttaactcaaaatgtttaatactttaaaaatatgtataacatatgAAATTTAGCTACAAATTAAACTGTCATCAAAACAGTACATTTTTACCTAGAATGTCATGAAAATAAACTGACCTAATATAGATTTATTTTCCAAAGAGCTTAAAAATAAGACCATAAATGATGTCATAGATTTCTTTCATAGCTTTAATCCCCTGCTCCATTTATTTTATAGTAATTATGCTTCTTTTCTGTTCAAGTAATTACATTAATTAAATCATTAGTTTAATTTTCTTTGAACtaatcccattttacaagtgtttggaggaaaaaaattaagccaTAGACTCTATGCAGATGTGGCTATTAGGTAGCTCAGCTGGAAGCTTTATCACATCTGCTACGtgt
This window contains:
- the MTNR1A gene encoding melatonin receptor type 1A; protein product: MAGWPWGAPGGTLRGNGCALLNASQPAPGGGEGTWPRPSWLASTLACILIFTIVVDILGNLLVILAVCRNKKLRNAGNMFVVSLAVADLVVAVYPYPLVLTSIFNNGWSLGYLHCQISGFLMGLSVIGSIFNITGIAVNRYCYICHSLKYDKLYSNKNSLCYVFLIWLLTLVAIIPNLRVGTLQYDPRIYSCTFAQSVSSAYTIAVVVFHFIVPMIIVIFCYLRIWILVFQVRRRVKPDNKPKLKPQDFRNFVTVFVVFVLFAICWAPLNFIGLAVASDPASVVPRIPEWLFVASYYMAYFNSCLNAVIYGLLNQNFRKEYRRIIVSLCTAKMFFVDSSNDVADRIKYKPSPLMTNNNPINVDSV